A window of Strix aluco isolate bStrAlu1 chromosome 2, bStrAlu1.hap1, whole genome shotgun sequence contains these coding sequences:
- the MYO7A gene encoding unconventional myosin-VIIa isoform X3 produces the protein MLEDRPTSNLEKLHFIIGNGILRPALRDEIYCQICKQLTQNPSKSSHARGWILMSLCVGCFAPSEKFVKYLRNFINGGPPGYAPYCEERLRRTFANGTRTQPPSWLELQATKSKKPIMLPVTFMDGTTKTLLTDSATTAKELCNSLADKISLKDRFGFSLYIALFDKVSSLGSGNDHVMDAVSQCEQYAKEQGAQERNAPWRLFFRKEIFTPWHNPSEDNVATNLIYQQIVRGVKFGEYRCDKEEDLAELASQQYYVDYGSEMVLERLLNLIPSYIPDREITASKTVEKWAQLIIAAHKKGIYTQKRTDPKKVKEEVVDFARFKWPLLFSRFYEAFKFSGPSLPKNDVIVAVNWTGVYFVDEQEQVLLELSFPEITAVSSSRGGKLQGQSFTLATIKGDEYTFTSNNAEDIRDLVVTFLEGLRKRSKYVVTLQDNPNPVGEESGFLSFLKGDLIVLDQDTGEHVMNSGWANGFNERTKQRGDFPTDSVYVLPTVTMPPLEIVALVTMTPDERQDVIRTSQLAISDSEERVKPYTLEEFSYDYFRPPPKHTLSRVMITKSRGKDKLWCYTREPIKQPLLKKILGSEELSQEACMAFIAVLKYMGDYPSKRTRSVNELTDQIFEGALKAEPLKDEIYCQTLKQLTDNHIKYSEEKGWELLWLCTGLFPPSNILLPHVQRFLQSRKHHPLAADCIQRLQKALRNGSRKYPPHLVEVEAIQHKTTQIFHKVYFPDDTDEAFEVESSTKAKDFCQNISNRLLLKSSEGFSLFVKISDKVISVPEGDFFFDFVRHLTDWIKKARPAKDGIVPSLTYQVFFMKKLWTNTTPGKDSMADSIFHYYQELPKYLRGYHKCTREEVLQLAALIYRVKFEDDKSYFPSIPKLLKELVPQDLVRQLSPDDWKRSIVAYYNKHAGKTREEAKLAFLKIIFKWPTFGSAFFEVKQTTEPNYPEILLIAINKHGVSLIDPKTKDILITHPFTKISNWSSGNTYFHITIGNLVRGSKLLCETSLGYKMDDLLTSYISQMLTAMSKQRSAKSSK, from the exons ATGCTCGAAGACCGACCCACCTCCAACCTGGAGAAGCTCCATTTCATTATTGGTAATGGCATCCTCAGGCCAGCCTTAAG GGATGAAATCTATTGTCAAATCTGCAAGCAGCTGACCCAGAACCCATCCAAAAGCAGCCACGCCAGGGGTTGGATCCTGATGTCCCTCTGCGTGGGATGTTTCGCTCCATCTGAGAAGTTTGTGAAG TATTTAAGGAACTTCATCAATGGAGGTCCCCCGGGTTATGCTCCCTATTGCGAAGAGAGGCTGAGGCGGACGTTTGCCAATGGGACAAGGACGCAGCCACCCAGCTGGCTGGAGCTGCAG GCAACCAAGTCCAAGAAACCAATCATGCTGCCTGTCACATTTATGGATGGGACAACAAAAACACTGTTAACCGACTCTGCAACAACTGCTAAAGAGCTCTGTAATTCATTGGCCGACAAAATCAGCCTGAAGGACCGATTTGGCTTTTCACTTTACATTGCACTTTTTGACAAG GTCTCCTCGCTGGGGAGTGGCAATGACCATGTGATGGATGCTGTGTCTCAGTGCGAGCAGTATGCCAAAGAGCAGGGAGCGCAGGAGCGCAACGCGCCATGGCGGCTCTTCTTCAGGAAGGAGATCTTCACTCCTTGGCACAACCCAAGTGAGGACAATGTGGCCACCAATCTCATCTATCAACAGATTGTGCGAGGGGTGAAGTTTGGGGAGTACCGGTGTGACAAG GAAGAAGATCTGGCAGAACTGGCTTCCCAGCAGTACTACGTGGACTACGGGTCAGAGATGGTACTGGAAAGGCTGCTAAATCTAATTCCATCCTACATCCCGGACAGAGAGATCACAGCTtcaaaaacagtggaaaaatggGCTCAGCTCATCATAGCTGCACATAAAAAG GGAATTTATACTCAGAAGAGGACAGACCCAAAAAAAGTCAAGGAAGAGGTAGTGGATTTTGCACGTTTCAAGTGGCCTTTGCTGTTTTCTCGGTTTTATGAAGCCTTCAAATTCTCAG GGCCAAGCCTGCCTAAAAATGATGTGATTGTGGCTGTCAACTGGACAGGGGTGTACTTTGTGGATGAACAGGAGCAGGTTCTCTTAGAGCTCTCTTTCCCAGAGATCACAGCTGTATCAAGCAGCAG AGGGGGAAAACTGCAAGGGCAGAGTTTCACTTTGGCTACCATCAAAGGCGATGAATACACTTTCACCTCTAACAATGCTGAGGATATCCGGGACCTGGTGGTGACCTTCCTTGAAGGGCTAAGGAAAAGATCTAAGTATGTGGTCACTCTCCAAGACAACCCAAACCCTG TGGGAGAAGAATCCGGGTTCCTCAGCTTCCTCAAAGGAGACCTCATAGTTCTGGACCAGGACACAGGAGAACATGTGATGAACTCAGGGTGGGCTAATGGGTTCAATGAACGGACCAAGCAGAGAGGGGATTTCCCAACTGATTCTGTCTACGTGTTGCCTACAGTCACCATGCCTCCGCTGGAGATCGTG GCACTGGTCACGATGACCCCTGATGAACGACAAGATGTTATCAGAACCTCTCAGCTGGCAATTTCAGACAGTGAAGAAAGAGTAAAGCCATACACCTTGGAGGAGTTTTCCTATGATTATTTTAG GCCACCTCCCAAGCACACCCTCAGCCGGGTCATGATCACCAAGAGCCGTGGGAAGGACAAGCTGTGGTGTTACACCCGTGAGCCCATCAAACAGCCATTGCTGAAGAAGATCCTGGGCAGCGAGGAGCTGTCCCAAGAAGCCTGCATGGCCTTCATTG CAGTGCTGAAGTATATGGGTGACTACCCATCCAAAAGGACCCGCTCAGTTAATGAGCTGACAGACCAAATATTTGAAGGTGCCTTGAAAGCCGAGCCCCTGAAGGATGAAATCTACTGCCAGACCCTCAAGCAGCTCACAGACAACCACATCAA GTACAGTGAAGAGAAAGGCTGGGAGCTGTTGTGGTTGTGCACAGGCCTTTTCCCTCCAAGTAACATCCTCCTGCCCCATGTCCAGAGGTTCCTGCAGTCCCGGAAACATCACCCCTTGGCAGCAGACTGCATCCAGAGACTCCAGAAAGCCCTGAG GAATGGATCCAGGAAGTATCCACCCCATCTGGTAGAAGTGGAAGCCATTCAACACAAAACCACCCAAATTTTCCACAAGGTTTACTTCCCTGATGACACCGATGAG GCATTTGAGGTGGAGTCCAGCACGAAAGCTAAGGACTTCTGCCAGAACATCTCCAACAGGCTGCTCCTAAAGTCCTCTGAAGGCTTCAGCCTCTTCGTCAAAATCTCCGACAAG GTCATCAGTGTGCCCGAGGGAgattttttctttgactttgtgAGACACCTGACGGACTGGATAAAGAAAGCAAGACCAGCAAAAGATG GTATAGTGCCTTCCCTCACCTACCAAGTGTTCTTCATGAAAAAGCTGTGGACCAACACAACGCCTGGAAAGGACTCGATGGCAGACTCAATCTTCCATTATTATCAG GAGTTACCAAAGTACCTGCGCGGCTACCACAAGTGCACACGGGAGGAGGTCCTGCAGCTGGCAGCTCTCATCTACCGGGTGAAGTTTGAGGATGACAAGTCCTATTTCCCCAGCATCCCCAAGCTCCTGAAGGAGCTGGTGCCTCAGGACCTCGTTCGGCAGCTGTCTCCAGACGACTGGAAAAGG TCCATTGTGGCATACTACAATAAGCACGCGGGCAAAACAAGAGAAGAAGCCAAGCTTGCCTTCCTAAAGATTATCTTCAAGTGGCCTACATTTGGATCAGCATTCTTTGAAGTGAAG CAAACTACAGAGCCAAATTATCCAGAAATCCTTCTAATTGCCATCAATAAACATGGAGTCAGCCTCATTGATCCCAAAACCAAG GATATTCTCATCACTCACCCTTTCACCAAGATCTCCAACTGGAGCAGTGGCAACACGTACTTCCATATAACCATTGGCAACCTGGTGAGAGGAAGCAAGCTGCTCTGCGAGACCTCCCTG GGGTACAAGATGGATGATCTTTTGACCTCGTACATCAGCCAGATGCTAACAGCCATGAGCAAACAGAGGAGTGCAAAGAGTAGCAAGTGA